One part of the Microbulbifer sp. THAF38 genome encodes these proteins:
- a CDS encoding pseudouridine synthase → MSCEPEIIFEDEHLLAAYKPEGWLVHRSEIDRHETRILLQYLRDLSGYHLYPVHRLDKPTSGIIIFGKSSEVAARLQQQLESEYSLKQYLAVCRGYCPEQETIDYPLPPVADFKHQRKRPKSELPRQEAITLFRRLATVELPYAVDRYPTSRYSLVEVQLKTGRRHQIRRHFKHIQHPLIGCPKYGKSSHNRFFSLQFDCKRLLLHAVKLEIRHPVSDTLLALRAEPRGEFKKLMELLGWSEAINH, encoded by the coding sequence ATGAGTTGTGAACCAGAAATAATCTTTGAAGACGAACATTTACTTGCTGCTTACAAGCCCGAAGGTTGGCTCGTTCACCGCTCAGAGATAGACCGCCATGAGACGCGTATTCTCCTGCAATACTTACGCGATCTTAGTGGTTATCATTTATATCCGGTACATAGGCTAGACAAGCCTACATCCGGAATCATCATCTTTGGCAAGAGCAGTGAAGTCGCCGCCCGGTTACAGCAACAGCTGGAAAGTGAATATTCTCTTAAACAATATCTTGCCGTGTGTCGTGGCTATTGCCCCGAGCAAGAGACCATCGATTACCCACTCCCTCCAGTAGCAGACTTTAAGCATCAGAGAAAACGCCCCAAATCCGAACTCCCCCGCCAAGAGGCCATTACCCTTTTTCGCAGACTTGCCACCGTGGAGTTACCCTATGCAGTGGACCGGTATCCTACCAGCCGTTATTCACTGGTAGAGGTACAATTAAAAACCGGCCGCCGGCATCAGATCCGAAGACATTTCAAGCATATCCAACATCCACTGATTGGCTGCCCCAAATACGGGAAGTCTTCCCACAACCGATTCTTTTCCCTTCAATTTGATTGCAAGAGACTACTTTTACACGCCGTAAAATTAGAGATAAGACACCCCGTGAGCGATACATTACTAGCATTACGAGCCGAGCCACGTGGAGAATTTAAGAAGCTGATGGAATTACTGGGTTGGAGTGAAGCAATAAATCATTAA
- a CDS encoding patatin-like phospholipase family protein, translating into MSKGSEKSLVPVQNSALVLSGGGARAAYQAGVLKALAEVVPEDNPRPFRIICGTSAGAMNAMMLAAHPGTFKEAIESMCSVWMSLSVERVYRTSWFSLFSNLLSISRSLFNQGVGRQKPLALLDNSPLRKLLGDVIDFNNIQKNIDAGHLHATCINALSYSEGESVSFYQAADGVRSWQRFRRFGISTQLTVDHLLASAAIPAIFPAVKINDIYYCDGAIRQMAPISPALHLGAKRVFIVGVSDNRSPVHWGSRRSDNQVHSPSMAQIAAQWFNAAFIDSLEGDLEHMDRVNTLLDSVDEDKFADLSPLRPVESVVIEPSQSLARLGGRKLKYLPPALRWLFRSTGATRSGGGVSAASYLLFERPYIEELIELGYQDAMWEKDKLRYFLRPQPRLEVERKGLFGVRKKGAEDQIGQGDIS; encoded by the coding sequence GTGTCTAAAGGTAGCGAAAAGTCCCTGGTTCCTGTTCAGAACAGTGCGTTAGTACTCTCGGGTGGCGGCGCCCGTGCCGCTTATCAGGCTGGTGTTCTCAAAGCCTTGGCTGAAGTGGTGCCCGAAGATAATCCCCGGCCTTTTAGAATCATTTGTGGTACATCAGCTGGCGCTATGAATGCCATGATGTTGGCGGCCCATCCTGGCACATTTAAAGAAGCGATTGAGAGCATGTGCTCTGTGTGGATGAGCCTGAGTGTGGAGCGGGTGTATCGCACCAGCTGGTTTAGCCTTTTTAGTAACTTGTTGTCGATCAGTCGGTCACTGTTCAACCAGGGGGTGGGTCGACAAAAACCTCTCGCACTACTCGATAATTCCCCTTTGCGTAAGCTGCTCGGGGACGTAATCGATTTTAATAATATTCAAAAAAATATAGATGCGGGCCACCTGCATGCAACTTGTATTAATGCGCTTTCCTATAGCGAAGGTGAATCGGTAAGCTTTTATCAGGCTGCCGATGGCGTAAGAAGCTGGCAGCGCTTTCGCCGTTTCGGAATTTCCACGCAGTTGACCGTAGATCATTTATTGGCCTCTGCAGCAATTCCTGCAATATTTCCCGCAGTAAAAATCAATGATATTTATTACTGTGATGGCGCAATTCGCCAGATGGCACCTATTAGCCCAGCGCTCCATCTTGGTGCCAAACGGGTTTTTATTGTTGGTGTTTCCGATAACCGTTCGCCAGTTCACTGGGGCAGTCGGCGTAGCGATAACCAGGTTCACTCTCCTTCAATGGCCCAAATTGCCGCTCAGTGGTTCAATGCGGCTTTCATTGACAGCTTGGAGGGTGACCTTGAGCATATGGATCGGGTCAATACTTTGCTGGATTCTGTCGATGAAGATAAGTTTGCGGATCTGTCCCCTCTGCGACCGGTGGAATCGGTCGTTATTGAGCCCTCACAGAGCCTCGCCAGGCTGGGTGGGAGAAAATTAAAGTACCTACCGCCGGCGTTGCGCTGGTTGTTTCGCTCCACCGGGGCGACCCGTTCCGGAGGTGGGGTCTCTGCGGCGAGTTATTTGCTTTTTGAGAGGCCCTATATTGAGGAGTTGATTGAGCTCGGCTACCAGGACGCAATGTGGGAGAAAGATAAATTACGTTATTTTTTGAGGCCGCAACCCAGGCTTGAGGTTGAGCGAAAAGGTCTCTTCGGGGTCCGAAAGAAAGGAGCAGAGGATCAGATCGGGCAAGGAGATATTTCCTAA
- a CDS encoding YhdH/YhfP family quinone oxidoreductase, with product MKNFLDREFRAIRVEEVAAGKFDQFLVNRHIRDLPSNPLLLSVSYSSLNYKDAMSAFGNRSITREYPHTPGIDAVGTVLEDHSGTFAPGAELLVTGYDLGMNTPGGLSEIIAIPCEWALPLPKGLSNRESMALGTAGLTAALCVDRLLEAGATPEDGEVLVSGATGGVGSIAVALLTKLGFRVAAVTGKLEAADFLTELGAWKVLDRDTLAPFANKAMAKPLWAWAIDTVGGETLFNVVKSLAYGGGVAACGMASGAQFHANVFPFILRGISLLGVDSVELPIENKSAVWQKLAGPWYIGDKLKLIAEDISLEQAPEFLARLHRGHGIGRYVVNMAL from the coding sequence ATGAAAAACTTTCTGGACAGGGAGTTTCGAGCGATTCGTGTGGAAGAGGTTGCCGCCGGGAAATTTGACCAGTTTCTGGTAAATCGACACATTCGTGATTTACCGAGCAATCCTTTGTTACTTAGCGTTTCTTATTCTTCTTTGAATTATAAGGATGCCATGTCTGCATTTGGCAACCGCAGTATTACCAGAGAGTATCCGCATACTCCTGGGATAGATGCGGTTGGCACGGTGCTAGAAGACCACAGTGGTACTTTTGCCCCAGGTGCCGAATTGCTGGTCACAGGTTATGATTTGGGCATGAATACGCCCGGTGGGCTCTCGGAAATTATTGCTATCCCTTGCGAATGGGCGCTGCCTCTTCCAAAAGGACTCAGCAATAGGGAGTCAATGGCGTTGGGCACTGCGGGGCTCACTGCTGCCCTTTGTGTTGATCGTCTCTTGGAAGCCGGTGCTACACCAGAAGATGGTGAGGTATTGGTCTCGGGCGCTACTGGTGGGGTGGGCTCAATTGCGGTCGCTCTCCTCACTAAGTTGGGCTTTCGTGTAGCTGCGGTTACAGGCAAGCTTGAAGCGGCTGACTTTCTGACCGAACTGGGTGCCTGGAAGGTTCTTGACCGAGATACTCTTGCGCCATTTGCCAATAAGGCTATGGCCAAGCCTTTGTGGGCTTGGGCAATAGACACCGTCGGCGGAGAAACACTTTTCAATGTGGTGAAATCTCTGGCGTATGGTGGTGGCGTAGCGGCCTGTGGTATGGCCTCTGGTGCTCAGTTTCATGCCAACGTATTCCCTTTTATTTTGCGCGGCATCAGCCTACTGGGCGTCGATAGTGTGGAGCTGCCAATAGAGAATAAATCCGCTGTATGGCAAAAGTTGGCTGGCCCTTGGTATATCGGCGACAAGTTAAAACTTATTGCTGAGGATATATCACTAGAGCAGGCGCCGGAATTCCTTGCGCGGCTCCACCGAGGGCATGGTATTGGTCGCTACGTTGTCAATATGGCTCTTTAG
- the sohB gene encoding protease SohB — protein MEFLIEYGLFLAKIVTVIVALMVLVGFIFANREQLKERVQGHISVTRLNDRYEQFKETLLEALMEKHEFNQRKKQLAKEKKAEEKALVKRHKAAAKEKASKGGSVAETKEPQTDTASEAPEKAADSMGERKRIFVTHFNGDIKASGLSHLREEITAILQVAEAGDEVLLCLESPGGMVANYGLAASQLARVRSAGIQLTIAVDKVAASGGYMMACVADRILAAPFAMLGSIGVLAQLPNFNRLLKRHDVDYELFTAGEFKRTVTMFGENTEEGREKFQSDLEEIHVLFQHFISEYRPKLDVAKVATGEVWFGQKALAMGLVDELKTSDEYLTDCAKHADLFQVEYKEKKNIAKKMGLAAEAGVESALTRLFSKLTAWRHHAQ, from the coding sequence GTGGAATTTTTAATTGAATACGGCCTTTTCTTGGCAAAAATTGTTACCGTTATCGTAGCTCTAATGGTATTGGTGGGGTTTATTTTTGCTAATCGTGAGCAACTGAAGGAAAGGGTGCAGGGACATATCAGTGTTACTCGCTTGAATGATCGCTATGAGCAGTTTAAAGAGACTTTGCTCGAAGCTTTGATGGAAAAACACGAATTTAATCAGCGTAAAAAACAGCTTGCTAAAGAGAAAAAAGCTGAAGAGAAGGCGCTGGTAAAGCGGCATAAGGCAGCGGCGAAAGAGAAAGCGTCCAAGGGAGGCTCAGTGGCTGAGACAAAAGAGCCGCAGACGGATACAGCTTCTGAAGCGCCTGAAAAAGCTGCCGACTCGATGGGTGAACGCAAACGCATTTTTGTAACCCACTTCAATGGTGACATTAAAGCCAGTGGCCTATCGCACTTGCGTGAGGAAATAACCGCTATTCTACAAGTGGCTGAAGCGGGTGATGAAGTATTGCTTTGCCTGGAAAGCCCTGGGGGAATGGTGGCCAATTACGGATTAGCGGCAAGTCAGTTGGCCCGGGTCCGAAGTGCGGGCATTCAGCTCACCATTGCGGTTGATAAGGTTGCGGCCAGTGGGGGCTATATGATGGCCTGTGTGGCAGATAGAATTCTTGCTGCGCCCTTCGCTATGCTCGGGTCTATTGGTGTATTGGCGCAACTGCCTAACTTTAATCGCTTGCTCAAACGCCACGATGTGGACTATGAGCTTTTCACTGCAGGTGAATTCAAGCGCACAGTCACTATGTTTGGGGAAAATACCGAAGAGGGACGTGAGAAGTTCCAGAGTGATCTGGAGGAAATACACGTACTTTTCCAGCACTTTATCAGCGAATATCGCCCCAAACTCGATGTTGCCAAGGTGGCGACAGGAGAGGTTTGGTTCGGACAAAAAGCCCTCGCAATGGGGCTAGTGGATGAGCTGAAAACCTCCGATGAATACCTGACAGATTGTGCAAAACATGCGGACCTGTTTCAGGTGGAATATAAAGAAAAGAAAAATATCGCCAAGAAAATGGGATTGGCAGCTGAGGCAGGTGTAGAGTCGGCCTTGACACGTCTATTCTCAAAATTAACCGCTTGGCGTCACCACGCTCAGTAA
- a CDS encoding cation/multidrug efflux pump — protein sequence MYIVITFLIAIVALLLVFWGARVLLGGTWVMGFLRGSVGLVFFGLALWIVLVAADVYSYRNLANEQSVGIVSFRKIAEQQFEVKFSDADGISQKFELYGDQWQLDARMLKWQGPLARWGIEPAYRLDRLSGRYLTLQDERIRERSVHQIDGTNYGVDIWQFVRGFDKNLPFVDAVYGSATFLPMEDGAVYEVRISHGGLLARPLNQQATSALDGWQ from the coding sequence ATGTATATCGTGATTACCTTCCTAATAGCTATAGTGGCACTGCTCCTCGTTTTTTGGGGCGCGAGAGTGTTGTTGGGGGGCACTTGGGTGATGGGGTTTTTGCGGGGTTCTGTTGGGCTGGTTTTTTTTGGTTTAGCACTCTGGATCGTTTTGGTTGCAGCAGATGTATACAGCTATCGAAACCTAGCCAATGAGCAAAGTGTTGGTATCGTGTCATTTAGAAAAATTGCTGAGCAGCAGTTTGAAGTGAAATTTTCTGATGCCGATGGTATTTCGCAAAAGTTTGAATTATACGGTGACCAATGGCAGCTGGATGCCCGTATGCTGAAGTGGCAAGGGCCTTTGGCGCGCTGGGGTATTGAGCCTGCTTACCGATTGGATCGCCTGAGCGGCCGCTACCTTACTTTGCAAGATGAACGAATTCGTGAACGCTCTGTACATCAAATTGATGGCACCAATTATGGCGTCGATATTTGGCAATTTGTGCGTGGCTTTGATAAAAATCTGCCTTTCGTTGACGCGGTTTATGGAAGCGCAACCTTTCTGCCCATGGAAGACGGTGCAGTTTACGAAGTGCGTATCAGTCACGGTGGCTTATTGGCGCGTCCATTAAATCAGCAGGCGACCTCTGCCTTAGATGGTTGGCAGTAG
- the nudC gene encoding NAD(+) diphosphatase, with protein sequence MVDRFEPAANVWEAPEFSQQIIVAEGLVLCIGDQFIHEAGLLPPEAVISSHYLGELGGHSCGVRVLSAQFEIRGHNWRNLRSLLTATEEHLFALAGRALQVAYWDRDHRFCGRCGTPTHYHSIDRARTCSSCQLTVYPRISPCVIMLVTRGEECLLARHANRRNITYTALAGFIEPGESAEQALKREVREEVGLEVGNLKYVGSQPWPFPGQLMLGYLAEWQGGELCPDPNEIEEAQWFHYRSLPAIPPVQTLSGQLIHTFSNLMTTGKKS encoded by the coding sequence TTGGTAGATCGCTTTGAGCCCGCCGCAAATGTTTGGGAAGCCCCGGAGTTCTCCCAGCAAATTATTGTGGCAGAGGGTCTGGTTCTCTGTATTGGAGATCAGTTTATTCACGAGGCAGGTCTGCTGCCGCCTGAGGCTGTTATCTCAAGCCACTATCTCGGTGAGTTAGGCGGCCACAGTTGCGGCGTTCGAGTTTTATCTGCTCAGTTCGAGATTCGGGGGCACAACTGGCGCAATCTGCGCAGTTTGCTCACTGCTACCGAGGAGCATTTATTTGCCCTGGCTGGGCGGGCACTACAGGTCGCCTACTGGGATCGCGATCACCGTTTTTGTGGACGTTGCGGTACGCCAACACATTACCATTCCATTGATCGCGCTAGGACCTGTTCAAGCTGTCAGTTGACGGTTTATCCGAGAATTTCTCCCTGCGTCATTATGTTGGTGACCCGCGGGGAGGAATGCCTGCTGGCCCGTCATGCCAATCGTAGAAATATCACTTATACCGCGCTGGCTGGATTTATCGAGCCGGGGGAGAGCGCTGAACAAGCTTTGAAGCGGGAAGTCAGGGAAGAGGTTGGGCTTGAAGTTGGAAACCTTAAGTATGTCGGCAGTCAGCCTTGGCCTTTCCCCGGTCAGTTGATGTTGGGATATTTGGCCGAGTGGCAGGGGGGCGAGCTCTGCCCCGATCCGAATGAGATTGAGGAGGCACAGTGGTTTCATTATCGTTCTCTACCCGCCATTCCGCCGGTGCAAACTTTATCCGGACAGTTGATCCATACCTTTTCCAACTTAATGACAACTGGAAAGAAGTCGTAA
- the nhaB gene encoding sodium/proton antiporter NhaB, protein MNTYNNAITASGNGFGRAFAENFLGEAPDWYKLTIAAFLLLNPLILYVSSPFVTGWVLIGEFIFTLAMALKCYPLQPGGLLAIEAVLMGMTSTDAVYHEVVENIEVILLLMFMVAGIYFMKSLLLFVFTKILIHVNSKSLLSLLFCAVAAVLSAFLDALTVTAVLIAVAVGFYSVYHRVASQQPHHHHGHDHSNDEQVVEYHREDLDQFRAYLRSLIMHGAVGTALGGVCTLVGEPQNLLIAEKASWDFVQFFLQMAPVTIPTLIAGLVTCVLLEKIKRFGYGAQLPLAVREVLVNFSREEESKRTSAQVAELWVQGIVALMLVFALAFHVAEVGIIGLMIIVLLTAFNGVVQEARIGHAFEEALPFTALLVVFFAIVAVIHQQELFEPVTHFVLSQKPEQQPGLLFVANGILSMISDNVFVATVYINEVKSALLAGEITREHFDKLAIAINTGTNLPSVATPNGQAAFLFLLTSALAPLIRLSYGRMVLMALPYTLVLSTVALLCVIFAL, encoded by the coding sequence ATGAATACCTACAACAATGCAATTACGGCTTCCGGAAACGGTTTTGGGAGAGCCTTTGCTGAGAATTTTCTCGGCGAAGCCCCTGACTGGTACAAACTAACCATCGCCGCCTTCCTGCTGTTAAATCCACTCATACTCTATGTCAGCAGTCCCTTTGTCACCGGCTGGGTATTAATCGGAGAATTTATCTTTACCCTAGCCATGGCCTTAAAATGTTACCCGCTGCAACCCGGAGGCCTGCTTGCCATTGAGGCCGTCCTAATGGGTATGACCAGCACCGATGCGGTTTACCACGAAGTGGTAGAGAATATCGAAGTTATTTTGCTGCTGATGTTTATGGTAGCCGGCATCTACTTTATGAAGAGCCTGCTGCTGTTTGTGTTCACCAAGATCCTGATCCATGTAAATTCTAAAAGCCTGCTCTCACTATTATTCTGTGCCGTAGCAGCTGTGCTTTCTGCCTTCCTGGATGCGCTCACCGTAACCGCTGTATTGATTGCCGTTGCCGTGGGCTTTTACTCGGTCTATCACCGGGTTGCATCACAACAACCCCACCACCATCATGGCCACGACCACTCCAACGATGAGCAGGTTGTGGAGTATCACCGCGAGGACCTTGACCAGTTCCGAGCCTACTTGCGCAGCCTGATCATGCACGGTGCCGTAGGCACCGCACTGGGGGGAGTGTGTACTCTGGTAGGCGAACCACAAAACCTCCTGATTGCTGAGAAAGCCAGCTGGGATTTCGTACAGTTTTTCCTGCAAATGGCTCCAGTAACTATCCCCACCTTAATCGCGGGCCTTGTGACCTGTGTGCTTTTGGAAAAGATCAAACGATTTGGTTACGGCGCCCAGCTTCCCCTCGCCGTTAGGGAAGTTTTAGTGAATTTTTCACGAGAAGAAGAAAGCAAGCGTACCAGCGCACAAGTCGCCGAGCTCTGGGTCCAGGGCATTGTTGCCCTGATGCTAGTATTCGCCTTAGCGTTTCACGTTGCTGAAGTCGGTATTATCGGACTGATGATTATTGTTTTACTGACCGCCTTCAATGGAGTGGTTCAGGAAGCTCGTATTGGTCACGCTTTTGAGGAAGCTCTGCCTTTTACCGCGCTTTTAGTGGTGTTCTTTGCGATCGTTGCAGTCATCCATCAGCAGGAGCTGTTTGAGCCAGTGACTCACTTCGTATTGTCGCAAAAGCCGGAACAGCAGCCGGGTTTGTTATTTGTCGCTAATGGTATTTTGTCCATGATCAGCGATAACGTGTTCGTAGCCACGGTATATATCAATGAAGTTAAATCCGCTCTCCTTGCAGGCGAAATTACCCGAGAGCATTTTGACAAACTAGCCATTGCCATTAACACGGGGACCAACTTACCAAGTGTCGCCACTCCCAATGGCCAGGCAGCTTTCCTGTTTCTTCTAACCTCCGCTCTTGCTCCGTTAATTCGCCTTTCTTATGGCCGCATGGTTCTTATGGCTCTACCCTACACACTGGTGCTCAGCACGGTTGCGCTACTTTGTGTGATTTTCGCACTGTAG
- the dnaQ gene encoding DNA polymerase III subunit epsilon: MRQVVLDTETTGLDPKNGHRIIEIGCVELENRKLTGRHYHQYINPQRQVEDGAIEVHGITNEFLADKPVFAQIADDFMAFCEGAELVIHNAPFDVGFINAELKLLGSPRWQHVNAHCSVLDTLALAREKHPGQKNNLDALCKRYFVDNSQRDLHGALLDAEILADVYLMMTGGQTDLGLAQGGDGQNSEEGEQAQGEVKSAVIRRLSQSRPRLTVIQASAQEQEAHLSMLELLQKSAGKHFW; the protein is encoded by the coding sequence ATGCGCCAGGTTGTACTGGATACTGAAACTACCGGTCTAGATCCCAAGAACGGTCACCGGATTATTGAGATTGGCTGTGTAGAGCTTGAAAATCGCAAGCTCACTGGGCGCCACTATCATCAATATATTAATCCGCAGCGGCAGGTTGAAGACGGCGCGATAGAAGTTCACGGCATTACCAATGAGTTTCTTGCTGATAAGCCAGTCTTTGCCCAGATTGCCGATGACTTTATGGCTTTCTGTGAGGGCGCTGAACTCGTTATTCACAACGCGCCGTTTGATGTTGGCTTTATCAATGCCGAGTTAAAGTTGCTGGGCAGTCCACGTTGGCAGCATGTAAATGCGCATTGCAGTGTGCTTGACACCCTGGCTCTGGCACGAGAAAAGCATCCAGGACAAAAGAATAACCTGGATGCGCTTTGTAAGCGCTATTTTGTCGATAATTCCCAGCGTGATCTGCATGGCGCCCTCCTAGATGCGGAGATACTCGCCGACGTCTATTTGATGATGACTGGCGGTCAAACCGATCTAGGTTTGGCTCAGGGAGGTGATGGACAGAATTCTGAGGAAGGTGAGCAGGCACAGGGGGAGGTCAAGTCCGCAGTCATCCGCAGGCTATCCCAAAGCCGGCCCCGCCTCACAGTAATCCAAGCTTCGGCACAAGAACAGGAGGCACATTTGTCCATGCTTGAGCTATTGCAGAAATCCGCCGGAAAACATTTCTGGTGA
- the rnhA gene encoding ribonuclease HI, whose protein sequence is MKQITIYTDGACRGNPGPGGWGALLVYGEHEKELCGGESHTTNNRMELMAAIKALEALKQPCQVDLHTDSQYLRQGITGWINNWKKNGWKTASKKPVKNADLWQQLDEGVAKHQVEWHWVKGHAGHPGNERADQLANRGIDEL, encoded by the coding sequence TTGAAGCAAATTACCATCTACACCGACGGCGCCTGCCGCGGCAATCCCGGGCCAGGAGGCTGGGGAGCCCTGCTGGTTTACGGGGAACACGAAAAAGAATTATGTGGAGGAGAGTCTCATACCACCAATAATCGCATGGAATTAATGGCTGCGATTAAGGCGTTGGAAGCCCTGAAACAGCCCTGTCAGGTTGATTTACATACCGACTCTCAATACCTGAGGCAGGGGATCACCGGTTGGATCAACAACTGGAAAAAGAATGGCTGGAAGACAGCGAGTAAAAAGCCAGTAAAAAATGCGGATCTCTGGCAGCAGTTAGACGAAGGTGTTGCCAAGCATCAGGTGGAGTGGCATTGGGTGAAGGGGCATGCGGGCCATCCCGGTAATGAGAGGGCTGACCAGCTGGCCAACCGCGGTATAGATGAGCTGTAA
- a CDS encoding class I SAM-dependent methyltransferase codes for MTDKSRSRVSIEASQLGKASPALSHWFSSSLGQEILSQQLALTQPLIEGFFGYHLLQAGVTDAVDFAASSRINHCFRLAVSPEQKGAAIVELEQLPLPSESIDVVVLHHLLDFSTHPHQVLREAARVLIPGGHMLLMGFNPFSLLGLSRLLFSRGAYQKGNQLRAARVADWMNLLDLQAEQLHRGFFRLPLQQRELLAKTAWMERLATRLRLPWGGFYIIVARKEVARVRAIKIDWRTERKPALVATPTSPRVAAREKHQKR; via the coding sequence ATGACTGATAAGTCCAGATCTCGAGTATCAATAGAAGCATCGCAACTGGGCAAAGCCAGTCCAGCTCTATCCCATTGGTTTTCAAGCAGTCTGGGGCAGGAAATCCTTTCCCAGCAACTGGCCTTGACCCAGCCTCTGATCGAGGGGTTCTTTGGATACCATCTGTTGCAGGCGGGGGTTACCGATGCAGTGGATTTTGCTGCTTCCAGTCGGATTAATCACTGTTTCCGCTTGGCGGTGAGCCCTGAGCAGAAGGGAGCGGCCATTGTTGAGTTGGAGCAGTTACCCCTTCCTTCTGAATCGATTGATGTGGTCGTATTGCATCATTTGTTGGACTTCTCTACTCATCCTCACCAGGTATTACGCGAGGCGGCCAGGGTTTTAATACCTGGTGGCCATATGCTGTTGATGGGGTTCAACCCCTTTTCCCTGTTGGGTCTGTCACGCTTGTTGTTTTCCCGTGGCGCCTATCAAAAGGGTAACCAGCTGCGCGCGGCCAGAGTCGCCGACTGGATGAATTTGCTGGATCTCCAGGCTGAACAGCTGCATCGAGGCTTTTTTCGCCTGCCATTGCAGCAGCGCGAGCTCCTCGCCAAGACTGCCTGGATGGAGCGGCTGGCCACCCGCTTACGCTTGCCTTGGGGGGGGTTTTACATCATAGTCGCGCGCAAAGAAGTGGCACGGGTGCGGGCAATCAAGATCGATTGGCGCACTGAGCGAAAGCCTGCCCTGGTGGCAACACCTACAAGCCCTCGTGTGGCCGCACGGGAAAAGCATCAGAAGCGATAA
- the gloB gene encoding hydroxyacylglutathione hydrolase: MLSVTPIPALSDNYIWHLEKDGEHWVVDPGEAEPVIDALQGKSLNGILITHHHFDHTGGIKALQKHYGCPVFGPESIKGVTNPIAGGNTFLLLGLPMEVWDIPGHTLDHLAIILKEESPDGSLQPHLFCGDTLFAAGCGRIFEGTPKQMLNSLQKLTGLPEHTLVYCAHEYTLGNLRFAHTVEPGNSAVSERLAQSQILRQAGEATLPSTIAKELATNPFLRCHIAEVAQSGAHHLGRNTPEQLDEVEIFASLRDWKDHF; this comes from the coding sequence ATGCTCTCCGTAACCCCTATACCCGCGTTGAGTGATAACTATATCTGGCATCTTGAGAAAGATGGTGAGCACTGGGTTGTCGATCCAGGTGAGGCTGAACCCGTTATCGATGCCTTACAGGGTAAATCCCTTAATGGCATATTAATCACTCACCATCACTTCGATCACACCGGTGGGATTAAAGCGCTACAGAAACACTATGGATGCCCGGTATTCGGGCCCGAATCCATCAAGGGCGTGACCAATCCAATTGCCGGTGGAAATACTTTTTTACTGTTGGGACTCCCGATGGAGGTCTGGGATATCCCCGGCCATACTCTGGACCACCTGGCAATAATTCTGAAAGAAGAGTCTCCTGACGGCAGCCTGCAACCGCACCTCTTCTGCGGCGACACACTTTTTGCCGCCGGCTGTGGTCGCATATTTGAGGGAACCCCAAAGCAGATGCTCAACTCCCTACAAAAGTTAACCGGCCTGCCAGAACATACCCTCGTATATTGTGCGCACGAATACACTCTCGGCAACCTCCGCTTTGCCCATACCGTAGAACCGGGCAATAGCGCCGTTAGTGAACGGCTGGCCCAGAGCCAAATCCTTCGGCAGGCTGGTGAAGCAACTCTACCATCCACCATCGCTAAAGAGCTGGCAACAAACCCCTTCCTGCGCTGCCATATTGCCGAGGTTGCGCAAAGTGGCGCCCACCACCTAGGCCGGAATACACCTGAGCAACTCGATGAAGTCGAAATATTTGCTAGCTTGCGCGACTGGAAAGACCACTTCTAA